The following proteins are co-located in the Manihot esculenta cultivar AM560-2 chromosome 9, M.esculenta_v8, whole genome shotgun sequence genome:
- the LOC110623516 gene encoding secoisolariciresinol dehydrogenase, with the protein MASSFISAVARRLEGKVALITGGASGIGECTAKVFAHHGAKVVIADIQDELGHSVAEALGPSNSTYVHCDVTDETHIKNAVDKAVATYGKLDIMFNNAGIADENKPRIIDNEKADFERVLSINVTGVFLGIKHAARVMIPARRGSIISTASVSSRVGAAASHAYCCSKHAVLGLTRNAAVELGQFGIRVNCLSPYALSTPLAKKFVGLDDEGLENLMNSLGNLKGVTLKAEDVANAALYLASDEGRYISGHNLFIDGGFTIYNPSFQMFQYPDS; encoded by the exons ATGGCGTCTTCATTTATCTCTGCAGTTGCAAGAAG GCTTGAGGGAAAAGTAGCCCTAATCACAGGCGGCGCAAGCGGAATTGGTGAATGCACGGCCAAAGTCTTCGCCCACCACGGAGCCAAAGTTGTTATTGCAGATATCCAAGACGAATTAGGCCATTCGGTGGCTGAAGCCTTAGGCCCATCAAACTCCACCTACGTCCACTGCGATGTCACAGATGAGACCCACATTAAAAATGCAGTAGACAAAGCAGTTGCTACCTATGGCAAACTTGACATAATGTTCAACAATGCAGGGATTGCGGACGAAAACAAACCACGTATAATCGACAACGAAAAGGCCGACTTCGAACGTGTTCTTAGCATTAACGTGACCGGAGTTTTCCTTGGTATCAAACACGCTGCCCGTGTAATGATTCCGGCACGTAGAGGCAGCATTATTTCCACTGCTAGTGTGAGTTCAAGAGTAGGTGCTGCAGCCTCACATGCATATTGTTGCTCAAAGCATGCTGTTTTAGGACTTACAAGAAATGCAGCAGTTGAGCTTGGGCAATTTGGGATCAGAGTGAATTGCTTGTCCCCTTATGCGCTTTCTACCCCTTTGGCCAAAAAATTTGTGGGGCTTGATGATGAGGGACTGGAGAATTTGATGAATTCACTTGGGAACTTGAAGGGTGTGACACTTAAGGCAGAGGATGTTGCCAATGCTGCACTATATCTTGCTAGTGATGAGGGTAGATATATTAGTGGGCATAATCTTTTTATTGATGGGGGATTTACTATTTATAACCCATCATTCCAAATGTTCCAATACCCAGATTCTTAA